The Tamandua tetradactyla isolate mTamTet1 chromosome 23, mTamTet1.pri, whole genome shotgun sequence genome includes a window with the following:
- the ZSCAN21 gene encoding zinc finger and SCAN domain-containing protein 21 isoform X1, producing the protein MTKVVGMATGLGPRPPREQEGPMIVKIEEEEEKHLPGLEIFRQRFRQFGYHDTPGPREALSQLRVLCCEWLRPELHTKEQILELLVLEQFLTILPKELLAWVQEHCPQSAEEAVSLLEDLERELDEPGQQVSSPDEQRHLWEDMSSSGMAEGSLSDMQLQPVGTRTRCESWEPLHIQETGKRQDFTQDLRKSQDYKSNNRKEESRDKQKSSEEESHAEEFKRDVIPVITASKCKVRLNRQRVNIERERGTKPSPQDVGFKEDAELIPAKPTTGEKRYICAECGKAFSNSSNLTKHRRTHTGEKPYICTKCGKAFSHSSNLTLHYRTHMVDRPYDCGKCGKAFSQSSDLLKHQRIHTGEAPFQCKDCGKSFSGKASLIRHYRTHTGEKPYQCNECGKSFSQHAGLSSHQRLHTGEKPYKCKECGKAFNHSSNFNKHHRIHTGEKPYWCKNCGKNFCSKSYLSKHQRVHTGEGEVC; encoded by the exons ATGACCAAGGTTGTGGGCATGGCCACAGGTCTGGGCCCTCGGCCTCCCCGAGAGCAGGAGGGGCCCATGATTGTGAAAattgaggaggaggaagagaagcacCTTCCTGGCCTGGAGATATTCCGCCAGCGCTTCAGGCAGTTCGGGTACCATGACACACCTGGACCCCGTGAGGCCCTCAGCCAACTCCGTGTGCTCTGCTGTGAGTGGCTGAGGCCCGAGCTGCACACCAAGGAGCAGATCCTGGAGCTGCTGGTGCTGGAGCAGTTCCTGACCATCCTGCCCAAGGAGCTTCTGGCTTGGGTTCAGGAGCACTGCCCACAGAGTGCTGAAGAGGCTGTTAGTCTCCTGGAAGACCTGGAGCGAGAACTGGATGAACCAGGACAACAG GTCTCAAGTCCGGATGAACAGAGGCATCTCTGGGAGGACATGTCCTCTTCAGGCATGGCAGAGGGATCCCTGAGCGACATGCAACTCCAGCCTGTGGGGACCAGGACCAGATGTGAATCATGGGAGCCCCTCCACATCCAAGAGACTGGCAAGAGACAGGATTTCACCCAGGACTTGAGAAAGAGTCAAG ATTATAAATCAAACAACCGGAAGGAAGAATCGAGAGATAAGCAGAAAAGTTCTGAAGAAGAATCTCATGCAGAAGAATTCAAAAGGGATGTTATTCCCGTGATTACTGCCAGTAAATGTAAAGTCAGATTAAATAGGCAGCGGGTAAACattgaaagggaaagaggaacAAAACCCTCCCCCCAAGATGTAGGTTTCAAGGAAGACGCAGAATTAATTCCTGCTAAACCTACCACAGGAGAGAAACGTTATATATGTGCTGAGTGTGGGAAAGCGTTTAGTAATAGCTCCAATCTTACTAAACACCGGAGAACACACACTGGGGAGAAACCTTATATATGCACCaagtgtgggaaagcctttagccACAGTTCAAACCTTACCTTGCATTACAGAACACACATGGTAGACCGTCCCTATGACTGTGGCAAGTGTGGGAAGGCATTCAGCCAGAGCTCTGACCTCCTTAAGCATCAAAGAATCCACACAGGCGAGGCCCCGTTTCAGTGTAAAGACTGTGGGAAATCTTTCAGTGGCAAGGCCAGCCTCATTCGACACTATCGAACACACACTGGGGAGAAACCATATCagtgtaatgaatgtgggaagaGCTTTAGTCAGCATGCAGGGCTTAGTTCACATCAGAGacttcacactggagagaagccataCAAATGTAAGGAATGTGGCAAAGCCTTCAACCATAGCTCCAATTTTAATAAGCATCATAGAATCCATACTGGGGAAAAGCCCTATTGGTGTAAGAATTGTGGAAAGAACTTCTGTAGTAAATCATATCTTTCCAAGCATCAGAGAGTCCACACTGGAGAGGGAGAGGTCTGCTAA
- the ZSCAN21 gene encoding zinc finger and SCAN domain-containing protein 21 isoform X2: protein MTKVVGMATGLGPRPPREQEGPMIVKIEEEEEKHLPGLEIFRQRFRQFGYHDTPGPREALSQLRVLCCEWLRPELHTKEQILELLVLEQFLTILPKELLAWVQEHCPQSAEEAVSLLEDLERELDEPGQQVSSPDEQRHLWEDMSSSGMAEGSLSDMQLQPVGTRTRCESWEPLHIQETGKRQDFTQDLRKSQALCDPSQSPVKGPDAQ from the exons ATGACCAAGGTTGTGGGCATGGCCACAGGTCTGGGCCCTCGGCCTCCCCGAGAGCAGGAGGGGCCCATGATTGTGAAAattgaggaggaggaagagaagcacCTTCCTGGCCTGGAGATATTCCGCCAGCGCTTCAGGCAGTTCGGGTACCATGACACACCTGGACCCCGTGAGGCCCTCAGCCAACTCCGTGTGCTCTGCTGTGAGTGGCTGAGGCCCGAGCTGCACACCAAGGAGCAGATCCTGGAGCTGCTGGTGCTGGAGCAGTTCCTGACCATCCTGCCCAAGGAGCTTCTGGCTTGGGTTCAGGAGCACTGCCCACAGAGTGCTGAAGAGGCTGTTAGTCTCCTGGAAGACCTGGAGCGAGAACTGGATGAACCAGGACAACAG GTCTCAAGTCCGGATGAACAGAGGCATCTCTGGGAGGACATGTCCTCTTCAGGCATGGCAGAGGGATCCCTGAGCGACATGCAACTCCAGCCTGTGGGGACCAGGACCAGATGTGAATCATGGGAGCCCCTCCACATCCAAGAGACTGGCAAGAGACAGGATTTCACCCAGGACTTGAGAAAGAGTCAAG